A stretch of the Filimonas lacunae genome encodes the following:
- a CDS encoding serine hydrolase domain-containing protein, whose product MRQAYNLLYLFLFLFFGAFTACSQAGSNEKNEADATGVTGADFHFSGLTPESKSYYKARIEAAYHTILGPNFNGSILVAKNGEIIFEDYKGYADFRDKTPITANTPFHLASISKTFTGTTVLKLWQQGRLSLDDTLQKFFPTLPYPGISVRMLLSHRSGLPNYLYFFDSCWNKKVKASNEDVLNFMVQHKPRLDNQPNRNFHYCNTNYVLLAMIVEKITGMNYPQYMKDSVFTPLGMSHTFVFSAKDTSQYVPTYIGNRPYPMDHLDCTYGDKNIYSTVQDMFLWDKALYQHTFVSAATLDSAFTPQSLEKRSMHNYGLGWRLFTNAGDTIIYHNGKWHGSNTSFTRMVQDTATIIVLGNKYNRMIYQSKRMADIFTGGHDINKLEE is encoded by the coding sequence ATGAGGCAGGCATATAACTTACTTTACTTATTTCTCTTTCTCTTTTTTGGCGCGTTTACCGCCTGCTCACAGGCCGGCAGCAATGAAAAAAACGAAGCGGATGCAACAGGTGTAACAGGTGCTGATTTTCATTTTTCCGGTTTAACTCCCGAATCAAAATCTTATTATAAAGCCCGTATAGAAGCGGCCTATCATACTATATTGGGTCCCAATTTCAATGGCAGTATCCTGGTGGCCAAAAACGGGGAAATCATTTTTGAAGATTATAAAGGCTATGCCGATTTCAGGGATAAAACACCCATAACCGCCAATACCCCATTTCACCTGGCTTCTATTTCTAAAACCTTTACGGGCACCACTGTGCTGAAACTGTGGCAGCAGGGCCGTTTATCGCTGGACGATACCCTGCAAAAGTTTTTTCCTACGCTTCCTTACCCCGGCATTTCGGTGCGCATGTTGTTAAGCCACCGCAGCGGTTTACCCAACTACCTCTATTTTTTCGATTCGTGCTGGAATAAAAAAGTGAAAGCCTCCAATGAGGATGTACTCAATTTTATGGTGCAGCACAAACCGCGTTTAGATAACCAGCCCAACAGAAACTTCCATTACTGCAATACCAATTATGTACTGCTGGCCATGATTGTGGAAAAGATCACCGGTATGAATTACCCGCAGTATATGAAGGACAGTGTATTCACCCCCCTGGGCATGTCACATACTTTTGTATTCTCAGCTAAAGACACCAGCCAGTACGTGCCTACTTATATAGGCAACCGTCCTTACCCGATGGATCACCTGGATTGCACCTACGGCGATAAAAATATTTACAGCACTGTACAGGATATGTTTTTATGGGATAAAGCCCTGTATCAGCACACCTTTGTTTCGGCCGCTACCCTCGACAGCGCTTTTACACCACAAAGCCTGGAAAAACGCAGCATGCACAATTATGGGCTGGGCTGGCGTTTGTTCACCAATGCCGGCGACACCATCATTTACCACAATGGCAAATGGCATGGCAGCAACACTTCCTTTACACGCATGGTGCAGGATACTGCCACCATTATTGTGCTGGGTAATAAGTACAACCGTATGATATACCAGTCGAAACGTATGGCAGATATATTTACCGGCGGTCACGATATTAATAAACTGGAAGAATAA
- a CDS encoding putative sugar nucleotidyl transferase, protein MAIVLFDPADRESFFPLTQTRAVAAFRMGMLTIQQRWQLWSNQPVFILTAHYLQSLYPVIEQGTHIWIDATVLPDEALLQQILQLQHGQAVQDAQGIVACCIESDEGPFSLAEVSPRLTYIHTWQHPVNRLMYAWDLFKCNDEWARKDFGLLTAGSIPPSLSHTNQVIRPDLVYVEEGAEVEFATLNAATGPIYIARNAVIMEGSFLRGPLYIGEGTVVKMGAKIYGATTIGPRCTVGGEIKNAIIMGNSNKAHDGYLGDAVIGEWCNLGAGTSNSNVKNTGGEVKIWHHSTGKFVLAGFKCGMIMGDYTRTAINTAINTGTIIGTCCNVFGDGLTPKVLAPFTWGSKGITRYEFEKALQDVNNWKKMKHSELTVQETEVLKHVFEHIK, encoded by the coding sequence ATGGCAATAGTTTTATTTGATCCGGCAGACAGGGAAAGTTTTTTTCCATTAACACAAACCAGGGCAGTGGCGGCTTTTCGTATGGGCATGCTTACCATACAACAACGCTGGCAACTGTGGAGTAATCAACCCGTTTTTATATTAACGGCCCACTATCTGCAATCGTTATATCCTGTTATTGAACAAGGTACGCATATTTGGATAGATGCCACTGTGTTACCCGACGAAGCTTTGTTGCAACAGATATTGCAGTTGCAACATGGGCAGGCTGTACAGGATGCACAGGGGATAGTGGCCTGTTGTATAGAGAGCGATGAAGGGCCTTTTTCGCTGGCGGAGGTTTCGCCCCGGCTTACTTATATACATACCTGGCAGCACCCGGTAAACCGGTTAATGTATGCCTGGGACTTGTTTAAATGCAATGATGAATGGGCGCGTAAAGATTTTGGATTGTTAACTGCGGGAAGTATTCCGCCCAGCCTGTCCCATACCAACCAGGTAATAAGGCCCGACCTGGTATACGTAGAAGAAGGCGCGGAGGTAGAATTTGCTACTTTGAATGCGGCTACCGGACCTATTTATATTGCCCGTAATGCGGTGATCATGGAAGGTTCGTTTTTACGCGGACCATTATATATAGGAGAGGGCACTGTGGTGAAAATGGGCGCTAAGATATATGGGGCTACAACCATAGGTCCGCGTTGTACGGTAGGCGGCGAAATAAAGAACGCTATTATAATGGGTAACAGTAACAAGGCGCACGATGGCTACCTGGGCGATGCGGTAATAGGTGAGTGGTGTAACCTGGGAGCGGGTACCAGTAACAGCAATGTAAAAAACACCGGCGGCGAGGTGAAAATATGGCACCACAGTACCGGAAAATTTGTGCTGGCCGGGTTTAAGTGTGGTATGATTATGGGCGACTATACCCGCACGGCTATTAACACTGCTATTAATACCGGCACTATTATAGGCACCTGCTGTAACGTATTTGGAGATGGACTAACCCCTAAAGTGCTGGCGCCTTTTACCTGGGGCAGTAAGGGCATTACCCGTTACGAATTTGAAAAAGCGCTTCAGGATGTAAACAACTGGAAAAAAATGAAACATAGTGAATTAACGGTGCAGGAAACGGAGGTGTTAAAGCATGTATTTGAACACATCAAGTAA
- the tpiA gene encoding triose-phosphate isomerase: MRKQIAAANWKMNLTLQQGEALLDGILGKVSSLGKDQQVVFAVPFPYLSQAQQKIAGKEQVFIAAQNCYNKKSGAFTGEVSVEMLQSLGIQWVVLGHSERREYFGESDQFLAEKVNIVLENGLTPLFCCGEALQIREANTQNEFVGNQLKASLFHLSAEQIQKVVIAYEPIWAIGTGKTASSAQAQEMHAFIRAELAAKYGAEVASNISILYGGSVKAANAVEIFGQPDVDGGLVGGASLIADEFVSIINGLKK; this comes from the coding sequence ATGAGAAAGCAGATAGCTGCAGCGAACTGGAAAATGAATCTGACCCTGCAACAGGGAGAAGCGTTATTGGATGGCATTTTGGGCAAAGTGAGTTCACTGGGAAAAGACCAACAGGTGGTTTTTGCAGTACCCTTCCCTTATTTGAGCCAGGCGCAACAAAAAATTGCTGGTAAAGAGCAGGTATTTATTGCAGCACAAAACTGTTATAACAAAAAGTCAGGTGCATTTACAGGCGAGGTTTCTGTAGAAATGTTACAATCATTGGGTATTCAGTGGGTAGTGTTGGGACACTCTGAAAGAAGAGAATATTTTGGCGAAAGCGACCAATTTTTAGCGGAAAAAGTGAATATCGTACTGGAAAATGGTTTAACGCCCCTTTTCTGCTGCGGTGAAGCATTACAAATTCGTGAGGCGAATACTCAGAACGAATTTGTAGGCAACCAGTTAAAAGCTTCTTTATTCCACCTGAGTGCTGAGCAAATTCAGAAAGTGGTTATTGCCTACGAACCCATCTGGGCTATCGGTACCGGCAAAACGGCCAGCAGCGCACAGGCACAGGAAATGCACGCTTTTATCCGTGCTGAATTAGCGGCTAAATACGGCGCAGAAGTAGCCAGCAACATCTCTATCCTGTACGGTGGTAGCGTAAAAGCAGCTAATGCAGTAGAAATTTTTGGTCAGCCTGACGTAGACGGCGGCCTGGTAGGTGGTGCCTCTTTAATTGCAGACGAATTTGTAAGCATTATCAACGGACTGAAGAAGTAA
- the lepA gene encoding translation elongation factor 4, giving the protein MKHIRNFCIIAHIDHGKSTLADRLLEHTKTIGSRDMMNQVLDDMDLEREKGITIKSKAIQMDYVINGQQYTLNLIDTPGHVDFSYEVSRALAACEGALLLVDASQGIQAQTISNLYLAIGNDLEIIPVINKIDMDGAMIPEVKDQIIELIGCKDEDILLASGKSGIGIEEILQAVVARIPAPEGNAEAPLEALLFDSVFNSFRGIIAYFRIYNGTIRKGDKVRFLATGAEYEAAEIGVLKLGLEPRKEVKAGDVGYIITGIKTAKDVKVGDTITIASNPGNAIQGFEEVKPMVFAGIFPVVTEDFEELRDCMEKLQLNDASLTYEIETSQALGFGFRCGFLGLLHMEIIQERLEREFNQTVITTVPNVSFIAYTTRDEKIIVNNPAEMPDPVKIDRVEEPFIRAQIITLPEYIGNIMTLCLGKRGILLNQSYLTPTRVELIFEMPLTEIVFDFYDKLKSNTRGYASFDYTPIGYREADIAKMDILLNGDKVDALSALIHRSRAQDFGRKLCEKLKELLPRQQFMIAIQAAVGAKVLARETISAMRKDVTAKCYGGDISRKRKLLEKQKEGKKRMRQIGNVEIPQEAFLAVLKLD; this is encoded by the coding sequence ATGAAGCATATCAGGAATTTTTGCATTATTGCGCACATTGACCATGGTAAAAGTACCCTGGCAGACCGCTTGCTGGAACATACGAAAACCATTGGTTCACGTGACATGATGAACCAGGTATTGGATGATATGGACCTGGAACGTGAAAAAGGCATTACTATCAAGAGTAAAGCCATCCAGATGGACTATGTGATCAATGGGCAACAATACACATTAAACCTGATTGATACTCCCGGCCACGTTGACTTCAGCTATGAAGTGAGCCGTGCACTGGCTGCCTGTGAAGGTGCCTTGCTGCTGGTAGATGCTTCGCAAGGTATTCAGGCGCAAACCATCAGTAACCTGTACCTGGCCATTGGCAACGACCTGGAAATTATCCCTGTTATCAATAAAATTGATATGGACGGGGCTATGATTCCCGAGGTAAAAGACCAGATTATTGAACTTATCGGCTGTAAAGACGAAGATATTCTGCTGGCCAGCGGTAAAAGCGGTATTGGTATTGAAGAAATACTGCAAGCGGTAGTAGCACGTATCCCTGCTCCGGAAGGAAATGCGGAAGCGCCATTGGAAGCATTGCTTTTTGATAGCGTATTTAATAGCTTCCGCGGCATTATTGCATATTTCCGTATATATAATGGAACCATTCGCAAAGGTGATAAAGTACGCTTTCTGGCCACCGGCGCCGAGTATGAAGCGGCTGAAATTGGTGTGTTAAAACTGGGGCTGGAACCTCGTAAAGAAGTGAAAGCAGGTGATGTAGGTTATATCATTACCGGTATTAAAACTGCCAAAGACGTAAAAGTAGGTGATACCATTACTATTGCTTCTAATCCGGGTAACGCTATCCAGGGCTTTGAAGAAGTAAAGCCGATGGTATTTGCCGGTATATTCCCCGTAGTAACGGAAGATTTCGAAGAATTACGTGACTGCATGGAAAAACTGCAGCTGAACGATGCTTCTCTTACCTACGAAATTGAAACATCACAGGCATTAGGCTTTGGTTTCCGATGCGGATTCCTTGGTTTGCTGCACATGGAAATTATACAGGAACGTTTAGAGCGTGAGTTTAACCAAACGGTTATTACAACTGTACCGAACGTAAGTTTCATCGCTTATACTACCCGCGATGAAAAAATTATCGTAAACAACCCGGCCGAAATGCCCGACCCTGTAAAAATTGACAGGGTAGAAGAGCCTTTCATCCGTGCGCAAATTATCACCCTGCCTGAGTATATCGGCAACATTATGACACTGTGCTTAGGCAAGCGTGGTATTTTATTAAACCAGAGCTACCTTACTCCCACACGTGTGGAGCTGATTTTTGAAATGCCGTTAACCGAAATCGTATTTGATTTCTACGATAAGCTGAAAAGCAATACCCGCGGTTATGCTTCTTTCGATTATACACCTATTGGTTACCGCGAAGCGGATATTGCCAAAATGGATATTCTGCTGAATGGTGATAAAGTGGATGCTTTAAGTGCCCTTATCCACCGCAGCCGCGCGCAGGACTTTGGTCGTAAGCTGTGCGAAAAACTGAAAGAGCTGTTGCCACGTCAGCAGTTTATGATTGCCATTCAGGCAGCTGTAGGAGCGAAGGTGCTGGCGCGCGAAACCATCAGTGCTATGCGTAAAGATGTAACTGCCAAGTGTTATGGTGGTGATATCAGCCGTAAGCGTAAACTGTTGGAAAAGCAGAAAGAAGGTAAAAAACGTATGCGCCAGATTGGTAACGTAGAAATACCACAGGAAGCTTTCCTGGCTGTATTGAAGCTGGATTAA
- the tssD gene encoding type VI secretion system tube protein TssD — MAYNATLKFNGGSDFKVLDVTYSVGRTNDPSGRVASDPSNATIKVTVEATEKSDILESMLNAKFKPTKGDITFNKSNEEGKLIELGWENGYVIWHEVKFDSVNSKSMHVSFVVSAESIQYGTSLYFGKWPA; from the coding sequence ATGGCGTACAACGCAACTCTGAAATTTAATGGTGGTTCTGACTTTAAAGTGCTGGACGTAACTTACAGCGTAGGTCGCACCAATGATCCTTCCGGACGTGTAGCATCTGATCCTTCCAACGCTACCATCAAAGTAACTGTTGAAGCTACCGAGAAAAGCGATATTCTCGAAAGTATGCTCAATGCTAAGTTTAAACCTACCAAAGGCGACATTACTTTCAACAAATCTAATGAAGAAGGTAAGCTGATTGAACTGGGCTGGGAAAATGGCTATGTAATCTGGCATGAAGTGAAGTTTGATTCTGTGAATTCAAAAAGCATGCATGTTAGCTTCGTGGTAAGCGCAGAATCTATCCAGTACGGAACTTCTCTGTACTTCGGTAAGTGGCCTGCTTAA
- a CDS encoding phage baseplate assembly protein V, with protein sequence MMTPQPQPSNDNTDALKQAAIQQGEQLAINEIEKKAGEKAQKAVDAAQKVQQAAGIAQTVASQLKKPATSPTGTSSVPAGTNAPQQTAAPADTDAGAGNTTAGTSDSSTQKSDELLIVSTVGLELTIEGHTLKNYESFTLHQSTSQHHRFELVVAYDAFDSKEQPVDDHWMKISRKLPGKAIFAGFYYKAKEGDNKKRYFSGVITNVSFRRSSEDAGFIVIAGYSPTILMDGAPHIQSFTGNNLVKIAEDIATQSGIKGFLVAKPKYTSNLIYSCQYNETHYNYLNRLAVSWGEWFYYSGEKLYFGKPELPPAVKLVFGRDVQQMETVINTAHVQPSHYGYSSTSHEALTSEAYDVKGLDDIGEVAFKASQTLYKTPAMQVSPVRASNSTDVKATQKSLTTAYAAGLFTVKGISTNPYLFPGCPVSLEVRDAKKQSNEHFADLIITDLKQTLLPNGEYQCEFIAIPSSSENLPHPAVIAPTAEPQLATVISNKDKDGQGRVTVQFHWQKDPTDLIRVMTPDAGNSDKVGANRGLVTIPEVGDQVMVGFIHSNPDRPFVMGSMFHGKVGTGGGDGNNMKSLTSKSGHTVQLNDAGSIIIRDKSNANHIEINGDNTITVTAAKTIELTNGKSSIKIDDETITIDAKNIVLTGDKITGTGDTSITLSTKEAAISGKDKVDVNGKEVTISASANATLSGNAKTVVTAVGQTCIEGAIVKLN encoded by the coding sequence ATGATGACGCCGCAACCTCAGCCCTCCAACGATAACACCGATGCGTTGAAACAAGCTGCCATACAACAAGGAGAACAACTGGCTATAAACGAAATAGAAAAGAAAGCAGGAGAGAAAGCGCAAAAAGCGGTAGATGCTGCACAAAAAGTACAGCAGGCTGCTGGCATAGCGCAAACAGTGGCCAGCCAGCTGAAGAAGCCGGCAACCAGCCCCACCGGAACATCCAGCGTTCCGGCAGGTACGAATGCGCCACAACAAACAGCGGCTCCGGCTGATACAGATGCGGGTGCAGGTAATACGACTGCCGGCACCAGCGATAGCAGCACCCAGAAATCGGACGAGCTGCTGATTGTATCTACTGTTGGACTGGAACTGACTATAGAGGGACATACTTTAAAAAACTACGAATCATTTACACTGCACCAAAGCACCAGCCAGCACCATCGCTTTGAGCTGGTAGTGGCGTACGATGCATTTGACAGCAAAGAGCAGCCTGTAGATGATCATTGGATGAAAATATCGCGCAAGCTGCCTGGTAAAGCCATTTTTGCAGGCTTCTATTATAAGGCCAAAGAAGGCGATAATAAGAAGCGTTACTTCTCTGGTGTTATTACCAACGTTAGTTTCCGCAGATCGAGCGAAGATGCAGGATTTATTGTAATTGCCGGGTATAGTCCTACCATTCTGATGGATGGTGCGCCGCACATACAAAGTTTTACAGGCAATAACCTGGTGAAGATAGCAGAAGACATCGCTACCCAATCGGGTATTAAAGGTTTTCTGGTGGCTAAGCCTAAATATACCAGCAACCTGATATACAGCTGTCAGTATAACGAAACTCACTATAATTATCTGAACAGGTTGGCGGTTAGCTGGGGCGAGTGGTTTTATTACTCTGGCGAGAAACTGTATTTTGGTAAACCGGAGTTGCCACCTGCTGTAAAACTGGTGTTTGGCCGGGACGTGCAGCAGATGGAAACCGTGATTAATACGGCACACGTACAGCCTTCTCATTATGGTTACAGCAGCACCAGTCACGAAGCTTTAACCTCAGAAGCTTATGACGTAAAAGGATTGGATGATATAGGGGAGGTGGCATTCAAAGCCAGCCAGACCTTGTATAAAACTCCTGCTATGCAGGTGTCGCCTGTGCGCGCCAGCAACAGCACAGATGTAAAGGCTACGCAAAAAAGTCTGACTACTGCCTATGCTGCCGGATTGTTTACGGTAAAAGGCATCAGCACCAACCCATATTTGTTTCCGGGATGCCCGGTATCGCTGGAAGTGCGTGATGCTAAAAAGCAAAGCAATGAACATTTTGCTGATCTTATTATTACTGATCTGAAGCAAACCTTGTTACCTAACGGTGAATACCAGTGTGAGTTTATTGCCATACCTTCTTCATCGGAAAACCTGCCACATCCTGCTGTTATTGCGCCCACTGCAGAGCCACAACTGGCCACTGTTATCAGCAATAAGGATAAAGACGGGCAGGGGCGCGTAACTGTACAGTTTCACTGGCAGAAAGATCCTACCGACCTGATACGTGTAATGACGCCAGATGCGGGTAACAGCGATAAAGTAGGTGCTAACCGCGGCCTGGTAACCATTCCTGAAGTGGGCGACCAGGTAATGGTAGGCTTTATCCATAGCAATCCCGATCGTCCTTTTGTGATGGGCAGCATGTTTCATGGTAAAGTGGGTACCGGCGGTGGAGATGGCAACAATATGAAAAGCCTTACCAGCAAAAGCGGTCATACCGTACAGCTGAACGATGCAGGCAGTATTATTATCCGGGATAAGTCTAATGCCAATCATATTGAAATCAACGGAGACAACACCATTACAGTTACTGCCGCCAAAACTATTGAGCTTACCAATGGCAAGTCCTCTATTAAGATAGATGATGAAACCATCACCATTGATGCCAAGAACATTGTGCTCACCGGTGATAAAATAACAGGCACCGGCGATACCTCCATTACCTTAAGCACCAAAGAAGCCGCTATTTCCGGTAAGGATAAAGTGGATGTTAATGGTAAAGAGGTAACGATAAGCGCCAGCGCCAATGCTACCCTTAGCGGTAACGCTAAAACAGTGGTAACAGCTGTAGGACAAACCTGTATTGAAGGAGCTATTGTAAAATTGAATTAA
- a CDS encoding immunity 17 family protein yields the protein MANDFWDDVRAYMKEHPQVLGLIFCTAGIMIMWGAWKNWDWLYAPDGGMRGLGGISAYLGRSAARIAGVVIGISLVGASIVMFCSDRF from the coding sequence ATGGCTAACGATTTCTGGGATGATGTACGCGCTTACATGAAAGAGCATCCCCAGGTACTGGGACTGATATTTTGCACCGCAGGCATCATGATTATGTGGGGCGCCTGGAAAAACTGGGACTGGCTATATGCCCCCGATGGCGGCATGCGCGGCCTTGGTGGCATCAGTGCTTACCTGGGGCGTAGTGCAGCCCGCATAGCAGGTGTTGTTATTGGTATTTCGCTGGTGGGCGCATCCATTGTGATGTTTTGCTCAGACAGGTTTTAA